The proteins below come from a single Mercenaria mercenaria strain notata chromosome 3, MADL_Memer_1, whole genome shotgun sequence genomic window:
- the LOC123531252 gene encoding transformer-2 protein homolog beta-like isoform X1 has translation MLVSFCFSSRSRSRDRRRSRDRPSRSRRDRSRSRSPMSSRRRHDGNRDDPEPSKCLGVFGLSLYTQERDLREVFGRYGEMEECNVVYDRQSGRSRGFAFVYYRNVDDAIEAKDRCTGLEIDGRRIRVDYSITRRAHTPTPGIYLGKPTSRSERYDERDRYDDGYRGGYNRRRSPSPYYSRRRRHSYSRSRSRSYSPRLKTENGRIKLEDRKFGKVVYR, from the exons ATGTTGGTGTCTTTTTGTTTCAGTTCAAGAAGTAGAAG ccGTGACAGAAGAAGAAGTAGAGATAGGCCAAGTCGAAGCAGACGTGACAGATCCAGAAGTAGGTCACCAATGTCATCAAGGCGGCGACATGATGGAAACAGG GATGACCCAGAGCCCAGCAAGTGTCTTGGAGTGTTTGGTCTGAGCTTGTACACACAGGAGCGTGACCTGCGGGAGGTGTTTGGCAGGTATGGAGAAATGGAGGAATGCAATGTTGTCTATGACAGACAGAGTGGAAGATCCCGAGGATTTGCCTTTGTGTATTACAGAAATGTTGATGATGCTATAGAG GCAAAAGACAGATGTACAGGATTGGAAATTGATGGCAGAAGAATACGTGTTGACTATTCAATAACAAGAAGGGCACACACACCTACACCTGGCATCTATCTTGGCAAACCAACCAG CCGCAGTGAAAGGTATGACGAGAGGGACCGTTATGATGATGGTTACCGTGGTGGATACAACAGAAGACGTTCTCCATCCCCGTATTACAGTAGACGACGTAGACACTCGTATTCCAGATCTAGGTCAAGATCGTATTCACCAc
- the LOC123531252 gene encoding transformer-2 protein homolog beta-like isoform X2, protein MLVSFCFSSRSRSRDRRRSRDRPSRSRRDRSRSRSPMSSRRRHDGNRDDPEPSKCLGVFGLSLYTQERDLREVFGRYGEMEECNVVYDRQSGRSRGFAFVYYRNVDDAIEAKDRCTGLEIDGRRIRVDYSITRRAHTPTPGIYLGKPTSRSERYDERDRYDDGYRGGYNRRRSPSPYYSRRRRHSYSRSRSRSYSPRRSYY, encoded by the exons ATGTTGGTGTCTTTTTGTTTCAGTTCAAGAAGTAGAAG ccGTGACAGAAGAAGAAGTAGAGATAGGCCAAGTCGAAGCAGACGTGACAGATCCAGAAGTAGGTCACCAATGTCATCAAGGCGGCGACATGATGGAAACAGG GATGACCCAGAGCCCAGCAAGTGTCTTGGAGTGTTTGGTCTGAGCTTGTACACACAGGAGCGTGACCTGCGGGAGGTGTTTGGCAGGTATGGAGAAATGGAGGAATGCAATGTTGTCTATGACAGACAGAGTGGAAGATCCCGAGGATTTGCCTTTGTGTATTACAGAAATGTTGATGATGCTATAGAG GCAAAAGACAGATGTACAGGATTGGAAATTGATGGCAGAAGAATACGTGTTGACTATTCAATAACAAGAAGGGCACACACACCTACACCTGGCATCTATCTTGGCAAACCAACCAG CCGCAGTGAAAGGTATGACGAGAGGGACCGTTATGATGATGGTTACCGTGGTGGATACAACAGAAGACGTTCTCCATCCCCGTATTACAGTAGACGACGTAGACACTCGTATTCCAGATCTAGGTCAAGATCGTATTCACCAc GTCGATCTTATTACTGA